In one window of Thermodesulfobacteriota bacterium DNA:
- a CDS encoding ATP-binding cassette domain-containing protein, whose amino-acid sequence MGDPLPGANALLGALSVETQRGGRAVLRGVSLELRAGEVVWLRGPSGSGKSTLLRALARLVPWSGELTLGGMPAGSVSPRQWRARVGLLSSPPVYTGETLAEDLLSPWSLRVRRGLPAPAPEVLVRELEEVGLGELTLARQTRELSLGQLARVAFLRTVLAEPEVLLLDEPAANLDAASSQAVAERTFRFAAAGRAVLVAGHTAAWDGVHRRLRIQGEGLAEEAP is encoded by the coding sequence GTGGGTGACCCCCTTCCGGGAGCAAATGCCCTGCTCGGAGCCCTTTCCGTCGAGACGCAGCGGGGGGGGCGCGCCGTGCTGCGCGGCGTCTCCCTGGAGCTCCGGGCCGGGGAGGTGGTCTGGCTCCGGGGTCCCTCCGGCTCGGGGAAGTCCACCCTCCTTCGAGCCCTGGCGCGGCTGGTTCCCTGGTCGGGGGAGCTCACCCTGGGCGGAATGCCGGCGGGCTCCGTATCGCCCCGGCAGTGGCGGGCCCGGGTCGGACTGCTGAGCTCGCCCCCTGTCTACACCGGCGAAACCCTCGCCGAGGACCTCCTCTCCCCCTGGTCTCTGCGGGTGCGGCGCGGACTGCCGGCGCCGGCCCCGGAAGTCCTAGTTCGGGAGCTCGAAGAAGTCGGGCTGGGCGAACTGACGCTCGCCCGGCAGACCCGGGAGCTCAGCCTCGGCCAGCTCGCCCGGGTGGCGTTCCTGCGCACCGTGCTGGCGGAGCCCGAGGTGCTCCTCCTCGACGAGCCCGCCGCAAACCTGGACGCTGCCTCCTCCCAGGCCGTCGCGGAACGGACCTTTCGCTTCGCGGCCGCGGGACGTGCCGTGCTCGTCGCGGGGCACACGGCTGCCTGGGATGGGGTGCACCGCCGGCTTCGGATCCAGGGCGAGGGGCTGGCCGAGGAGGCCCCGTGA